A single window of Sulfitobacter sp. JL08 DNA harbors:
- a CDS encoding fatty acid desaturase produces the protein MTNTTDTVAQDGVRTPAPKTAREWVKILAQYRDPNPARSVFELCVSLLPFLALWAFAWWILQYSVLAALVIAMLNGAFLVRIFIIQHDCGHGGFFRNRHLSDWTGRVLGVLTLTPYDVWRRTHSLHHASAGNLSQRGFGDVNTMTVAEYRASSWIGRLGYRLYRNPLVLFGLGPAYLFIIQNRIPYGLMDKWTYWVSAMGSNIAIAAVLGLIVYFGGLLPLAVIFVPTVLVAASAGIWLFYVQHQFEETHWDHDTDWQLHDAALHGSSHYVLPKVLQWFSGNIGVHHVHHLYSRIPFYRLTEVLRDHAELVEAQRLTIRESLACAKLHLWDEDQRKLVSFGSLRPVRVQA, from the coding sequence ATGACAAACACCACAGACACAGTTGCGCAGGACGGCGTTCGGACCCCTGCCCCGAAAACAGCGCGCGAATGGGTGAAAATTCTGGCCCAGTACCGCGATCCGAACCCGGCGCGCTCTGTGTTCGAACTTTGCGTCAGCCTGCTGCCGTTTCTGGCCCTTTGGGCATTCGCCTGGTGGATCCTGCAATACAGCGTTCTGGCCGCGTTGGTGATTGCGATGCTGAACGGCGCGTTTCTGGTGCGCATCTTCATCATCCAGCATGATTGTGGCCATGGCGGCTTTTTCCGCAACCGCCACCTTAGTGACTGGACAGGCCGCGTTCTGGGCGTTCTGACCCTGACACCTTACGACGTGTGGCGTAGGACCCATTCGCTGCATCACGCCTCGGCGGGAAATCTGTCGCAGCGCGGATTTGGCGATGTCAACACAATGACCGTCGCGGAATACCGCGCCAGCAGCTGGATCGGGCGGCTTGGCTATCGCCTCTATCGCAACCCCTTGGTGCTGTTCGGTCTGGGCCCCGCCTATCTGTTCATTATCCAGAACCGTATACCCTATGGCCTGATGGACAAATGGACCTATTGGGTCAGCGCCATGGGCTCGAACATCGCGATTGCCGCCGTTCTGGGCCTGATCGTCTATTTTGGCGGGTTGCTGCCGCTGGCCGTCATCTTTGTGCCCACCGTTCTGGTTGCGGCATCGGCGGGCATCTGGCTGTTCTATGTCCAGCACCAGTTTGAAGAAACCCACTGGGATCATGATACAGACTGGCAGTTGCACGATGCAGCCCTTCACGGCAGTTCGCATTATGTGCTGCCAAAGGTGCTGCAATGGTTCAGTGGCAATATCGGGGTTCACCACGTGCACCATCTTTACAGCCGCATCCCGTTTTACCGCCTGACCGAAGTGTTGCGCGATCACGCCGAACTGGTCGAAGCGCAGCGCCTGACCATCCGCGAGAGTCTGGCATGCGCCAAACTGCACCTTTGGGACGAAGATCAGCGCAAACTGGTGTCTTTCGGCAGCCTGCGCCCGGTGCGCGTTCAGGCCTGA
- a CDS encoding SDR family NAD(P)-dependent oxidoreductase, with translation MTRLALITGASRGLGAALAEALCDSYHIVAVARTTGALEELDDRIQVKGGQATLAPMDITNTDAMATLCRGIYDRWGHLDLWVHTAVHTAPLTPASHLDAKDWAKSVASNVTATGTLIPFIAPLLGDTGTALFLDDPTTAGRKFFGAYGASKAAQIALARSWQAETAKTGPRVLIETPAPMPTALRARFFPGEDRSALSPADIEAAALVKKLH, from the coding sequence ATGACCCGACTGGCCCTGATCACTGGCGCTTCGCGCGGTCTTGGTGCGGCTTTGGCCGAAGCGCTGTGCGACAGCTACCATATCGTCGCCGTGGCGCGCACGACCGGCGCGCTGGAAGAACTTGATGATCGCATTCAGGTCAAAGGCGGTCAGGCGACCCTGGCCCCGATGGACATCACCAACACCGATGCAATGGCAACGCTGTGTCGTGGAATCTATGATCGCTGGGGCCATCTTGATCTGTGGGTTCACACGGCTGTCCACACCGCCCCTTTGACCCCCGCATCACATCTGGATGCCAAGGACTGGGCAAAATCGGTGGCCAGCAATGTCACGGCAACCGGCACGCTGATCCCGTTTATTGCACCGCTATTGGGGGACACTGGCACAGCCCTGTTTCTGGATGATCCGACAACAGCGGGAAGAAAATTCTTTGGCGCTTACGGGGCAAGCAAAGCCGCGCAAATCGCATTGGCGCGCAGCTGGCAGGCGGAAACGGCCAAAACCGGGCCACGTGTTCTGATCGAAACGCCTGCGCCCATGCCCACGGCCTTGCGGGCGCGGTTTTTCCCCGGCGAAGATCGCAGTGCCCTTAGTCCGGCAGACATCGAAGCCGCCGCTTTGGTCAAGAAACTGCACTGA
- the purF gene encoding amidophosphoribosyltransferase, translating into MDSELPLLSDAQLPFHPFDPHPLDDDKLREECGIFGVVGVTDAANFVALGLHALQHRGQEAGGIVVHDAEQGFNSARRFGYVRDNFTSETLMKTLPGPIGIGHVRYSTAGSKGQTAIRDVQPFFGEFAMGGAAIAHNGNITNADLLRRELIERGSIFQSSSDSECIIHLMARSLQRNIPERMEDALRRVEGAFSVVAMTRTKLIGVRDPLGVRPLVLGKLGDGWVLSSETCALDIIGAEFIREIEPGEMVVATEGNPVESHFPFRRQKSRFCIFEHVYFSRPDSILGGRSVYETREAIGRELAKENPVEADLVCPVPDSGTPAAIGFSLESGIPYAMGIIRNQYMGRTFIEPTEQIRNMGVRLKLNVNRALIKGKRVILVDDSVVRGTTSRKIKEMILDAGAKEVHFRIASPPTAWPCFYGVDTPQREKLLAATMTEDEMRDHLAVDSLKFISLDGLYRAVGEATGRDPKQPQYCDACFSGEYPVKPADMINKGFELKPAAE; encoded by the coding sequence ATGGATTCGGAGCTGCCACTCTTGTCTGACGCCCAACTGCCATTTCATCCATTTGATCCCCATCCCCTTGATGATGACAAATTGCGCGAAGAATGCGGAATTTTCGGCGTTGTCGGGGTCACCGACGCCGCCAATTTCGTCGCTCTTGGACTGCACGCATTGCAGCATCGCGGACAGGAAGCGGGCGGCATTGTCGTGCACGACGCGGAACAGGGTTTCAATTCGGCGCGCCGCTTCGGTTATGTGCGCGACAATTTCACATCCGAAACGCTGATGAAAACCCTCCCCGGACCTATCGGGATCGGCCACGTGCGCTATTCCACCGCCGGATCGAAAGGCCAGACAGCCATTCGCGACGTGCAGCCCTTTTTCGGGGAATTCGCGATGGGCGGGGCTGCGATTGCCCATAACGGCAATATCACCAACGCCGATCTGCTGCGCCGTGAACTGATCGAACGCGGCTCGATTTTTCAAAGCTCGTCAGACAGCGAATGCATCATTCACCTGATGGCGCGCAGTCTGCAACGCAACATTCCCGAACGCATGGAAGATGCATTGCGCCGCGTCGAAGGCGCGTTTTCCGTCGTCGCGATGACCCGCACCAAGCTGATTGGTGTGCGCGATCCGCTGGGTGTGCGCCCGCTGGTGCTGGGCAAACTGGGGGACGGCTGGGTTCTTAGTTCGGAAACCTGCGCACTGGACATCATCGGCGCCGAATTCATCCGCGAGATTGAACCGGGTGAAATGGTGGTCGCGACCGAAGGCAACCCGGTGGAAAGCCATTTTCCGTTCCGCCGACAGAAATCGCGCTTTTGCATCTTTGAACACGTTTACTTCAGCCGCCCAGATTCCATTCTGGGCGGTCGTTCCGTCTATGAAACCCGCGAGGCGATCGGCCGTGAACTGGCCAAGGAAAACCCGGTTGAGGCCGATCTGGTATGCCCGGTGCCCGACAGCGGCACCCCCGCCGCTATCGGATTTAGTCTGGAAAGCGGAATACCTTATGCGATGGGGATCATTCGCAACCAGTATATGGGCCGCACCTTTATCGAACCGACGGAACAGATCCGAAATATGGGTGTGCGTCTGAAACTGAACGTGAACCGTGCCCTGATCAAAGGCAAACGGGTTATTCTGGTGGATGACAGCGTCGTGCGCGGCACGACAAGCCGCAAGATCAAGGAAATGATTCTGGATGCAGGCGCGAAAGAGGTTCATTTCCGCATTGCGTCGCCCCCCACCGCATGGCCCTGTTTTTATGGCGTGGACACACCGCAACGCGAAAAACTGCTAGCCGCAACCATGACCGAAGATGAAATGCGTGACCATCTGGCGGTCGACAGCCTCAAGTTCATTTCACTGGACGGGCTTTATCGCGCGGTTGGCGAAGCCACAGGGCGCGATCCCAAACAGCCGCAATACTGCGATGCCTGTTTTTCCGGTGAATACCCTGTTAAACCCGCCGACATGATCAACAAGGGGTTTGAATTGAAACCCGCCGCAGAATAA
- a CDS encoding CvpA family protein encodes MEGFTLIDGAVAVIIVLSALLAYGRGLVRELLAIAGWVGAAFLAFIFAPQVEPLVREIPVLGDFIAGSCELSIIAAFAAVFAVALIVVSLFTPLFSSAVQRSALGGVDQGLGFLFGVARGVLLVAIAFFVYGTVVTGQDFAMVDDSRSAQVFSTVSGQIEERNPEQALGWITQQYEQLVGNCGASQ; translated from the coding sequence ATGGAAGGTTTCACGCTCATCGATGGCGCCGTTGCGGTGATTATCGTGCTTTCGGCACTGCTGGCCTACGGGCGTGGTCTGGTCCGAGAGCTTCTGGCGATTGCGGGATGGGTCGGCGCGGCCTTTCTGGCGTTTATCTTCGCACCGCAAGTAGAACCGCTTGTTCGTGAAATACCGGTTCTGGGGGATTTCATCGCCGGCAGTTGCGAACTTTCAATCATCGCGGCCTTTGCCGCCGTGTTTGCCGTGGCGCTGATCGTTGTATCCCTGTTCACGCCCCTGTTTTCATCCGCAGTCCAGCGCTCTGCGCTTGGCGGCGTTGATCAGGGGCTTGGGTTCCTGTTCGGTGTGGCACGTGGCGTCCTGCTGGTTGCAATTGCGTTTTTCGTCTATGGCACGGTCGTGACCGGCCAGGATTTTGCCATGGTCGATGACAGCCGTTCGGCGCAGGTGTTCAGCACGGTCAGCGGCCAGATCGAAGAGCGTAATCCCGAACAGGCGCTTGGCTGGATCACCCAGCAATACGAACAGCTGGTCGGCAACTGCGGCGCATCGCAATAA
- a CDS encoding Hint domain-containing protein, with product MSPPLLERVEPIAAMDAGTRIEIAKGWRSAGQLCAGDLVHTLDGGLVPVLTARSRQMPRYACDLWFIPQGALNNCDAVRITSAQSLLISHSMCYALFGTPDVLVQARAMAGFRGITSGAGLAATHLVELAFEQEEVIFAQSGTLLHCPAASGKSDGFFRTLSYGEARALLTLMSGNHYAPDLAA from the coding sequence TTGTCCCCCCCCCTTTTGGAACGGGTCGAACCTATCGCCGCCATGGATGCCGGTACGCGCATCGAAATAGCAAAAGGATGGCGCAGCGCGGGGCAATTGTGCGCCGGTGATCTGGTGCATACACTTGATGGCGGTCTTGTTCCCGTGCTCACCGCACGCAGCCGTCAAATGCCACGCTACGCCTGCGATCTTTGGTTTATCCCACAAGGCGCATTGAATAATTGCGATGCCGTGCGCATCACTTCCGCCCAATCCCTGTTGATATCGCACAGCATGTGCTACGCGCTGTTTGGCACGCCTGATGTCCTGGTACAGGCGCGCGCCATGGCCGGATTTCGCGGCATCACATCGGGCGCGGGGCTTGCCGCCACACATCTGGTCGAACTGGCCTTTGAACAGGAAGAGGTGATCTTTGCCCAAAGCGGTACATTGCTGCACTGTCCCGCAGCCAGTGGCAAAAGCGATGGGTTCTTTCGCACTTTGAGCTACGGCGAGGCCCGCGCATTGCTGACACTGATGTCAGGCAACCACTATGCACCCGATCTTGCGGCATGA
- the radA gene encoding DNA repair protein RadA, with translation MAKTKTFSCTACGAVSNKWSGRCDGCGDWNTIVEDTPLSAGPASKSLGARRGSAMKLTDLASQETPPPRTTSGMDELDRVLGGGLVPSSAILVGGDPGIGKSTLLLQAAAKFAQAGLKTIYVSGEEASAQVRMRAQRLGLETAPVKLATETNLRDILTTLEAERPQLAIIDSIQTMWADNVESAPGSVSQVRAAAHELTNFAKRKGVSVILVGHVTKDGQIAGPRVVEHMVDTVLYFEGERGHQFRILRAVKNRFGPADEIGVFEMTGLGLAEVANPSALFLSERGDPSPGSVVFAGIEGTRPMLVELQALVAPSPHSQARRTVVGWDSGRLAMILAVLEARCGIPFTGLDVYLNVAGGMKISEPAADLAVAAALLSAREDAALPAETVVFGEISLSGALRPAPQTENRLKEAQKLGFTSAITASGGKAGGTAGLNVQKISDLTGFVGDIFGAG, from the coding sequence ATGGCAAAAACCAAAACCTTTTCCTGCACGGCCTGTGGCGCGGTATCCAACAAATGGTCGGGGCGCTGTGACGGGTGTGGCGACTGGAACACCATCGTCGAAGACACGCCACTTTCCGCCGGCCCTGCCAGCAAATCGCTGGGCGCGCGCCGCGGCTCGGCGATGAAGCTGACAGACCTCGCCAGTCAGGAAACACCACCACCGCGCACCACCAGCGGAATGGATGAACTGGACCGGGTGTTGGGCGGCGGGCTTGTCCCATCCTCGGCCATTCTTGTCGGTGGTGATCCGGGTATCGGTAAATCCACCCTGTTGTTGCAGGCCGCGGCAAAATTTGCGCAGGCCGGATTGAAAACCATTTATGTGTCCGGCGAAGAGGCCAGCGCACAGGTTCGCATGCGCGCACAGCGTCTGGGTCTGGAAACGGCCCCCGTCAAACTGGCCACCGAAACCAACCTGCGCGATATCCTGACCACACTGGAAGCCGAACGCCCGCAACTGGCCATCATCGATTCAATCCAGACCATGTGGGCCGACAATGTCGAAAGCGCGCCGGGGTCGGTCAGTCAGGTACGCGCCGCCGCGCATGAACTGACGAATTTCGCCAAGCGCAAGGGCGTGTCTGTCATTCTTGTGGGTCACGTCACCAAGGACGGGCAGATTGCGGGCCCGCGTGTTGTGGAACACATGGTTGATACGGTTCTTTATTTCGAAGGCGAACGGGGCCACCAGTTCCGTATCCTGCGCGCCGTCAAAAACCGCTTTGGCCCGGCCGACGAAATCGGTGTTTTTGAAATGACGGGTCTGGGGCTGGCCGAGGTCGCGAACCCGTCGGCGCTGTTTCTGTCGGAACGTGGCGATCCGTCGCCCGGATCGGTCGTGTTTGCGGGGATCGAAGGCACCCGCCCGATGCTGGTCGAATTGCAGGCACTTGTTGCGCCCTCGCCCCATTCACAGGCGCGGCGCACTGTTGTGGGCTGGGATTCCGGGCGACTTGCCATGATCCTGGCGGTGCTCGAAGCGCGCTGCGGCATTCCGTTCACCGGGCTTGATGTGTACTTGAACGTGGCCGGTGGAATGAAAATTTCCGAACCGGCGGCCGATCTGGCGGTGGCTGCCGCCTTGCTCAGCGCGCGGGAAGACGCCGCTTTGCCTGCCGAAACCGTTGTTTTTGGTGAAATAAGCCTGTCTGGCGCCCTGCGTCCGGCCCCGCAGACCGAAAACAGGTTGAAAGAAGCACAAAAACTTGGTTTCACATCAGCCATCACGGCGAGTGGTGGAAAGGCTGGCGGCACAGCGGGCCTTAACGTACAAAAGATAAGTGATCTGACCGGCTTTGTCGGTGACATTTTCGGCGCAGGATAG
- a CDS encoding IS1182 family transposase, translated as MLGPKQEAQAALFYEFSLEDHVPQDHLLRSIDRFVDLGSIRAYLADFYSHTGRPSIDPELLIRMLLVGYCFGIRSERRLCEEVHLNLAYRWFCRLDLTDRIPDHSTFSKNRHGRFRESDLLRHVFETTVARCMEEGLVGGQGFAVDASLISADVQKQNSSNPDDWAARDIDPYDAPRAVREYLDTLDDEAFGAATTAKPKFTAHADPESQWTAARKGPAFFAYSDSYLIDTDHGIIMDVDASRSNKTAEVGAMRKMIDRTQECFGVKPDWIAADTAYGSADNLVWLALKRKILPFIPVFDKSARRDGTFSRSDFTWDADNDRYLCPEGAELKRTRQYHKDPRNKQPRTGRRKYRASKMVCSVCPAKEKCCPKVDARSVTREQFEEVREFAHQCTASEFNPTAQKRRKKVEMLFAHLKRILGLGRLRLRGPCGVQDEFTLAAIAQNLRKLAKLKPMVPAAG; from the coding sequence ATGTTGGGACCGAAGCAGGAAGCACAGGCAGCGCTGTTCTACGAGTTCTCGTTGGAAGATCATGTCCCGCAAGATCATCTGCTGCGGTCGATTGATCGGTTCGTCGATCTGGGCAGCATCCGGGCTTACCTTGCGGACTTCTACAGCCATACTGGTCGCCCATCCATTGACCCTGAGCTGCTTATCCGAATGCTGTTGGTGGGATATTGTTTTGGCATCCGCTCGGAGCGCCGGCTGTGCGAAGAGGTTCATTTGAACCTGGCGTACAGGTGGTTTTGCCGTCTCGATCTAACGGACCGTATCCCTGATCACTCTACTTTTTCCAAGAACCGCCATGGCCGCTTTCGCGAGAGCGATCTGCTGCGCCATGTCTTCGAGACAACCGTGGCACGTTGCATGGAAGAAGGGCTTGTCGGCGGTCAGGGCTTTGCAGTGGATGCCAGCTTGATCAGCGCTGACGTACAGAAACAGAACTCCAGCAATCCCGATGATTGGGCGGCTCGAGACATTGATCCCTATGATGCACCGCGTGCAGTTCGCGAGTATCTCGACACCCTGGATGACGAGGCTTTTGGCGCTGCCACGACGGCCAAGCCCAAGTTCACGGCCCATGCTGATCCCGAAAGCCAGTGGACTGCTGCAAGGAAAGGCCCAGCTTTCTTTGCTTACTCAGACAGTTACCTGATTGATACCGATCACGGGATTATCATGGACGTGGACGCAAGTCGCTCGAACAAAACCGCAGAGGTCGGGGCAATGCGTAAGATGATCGACCGTACACAAGAGTGCTTTGGCGTGAAGCCCGATTGGATCGCTGCGGACACCGCATATGGATCAGCAGACAATTTGGTTTGGCTTGCGCTCAAGCGAAAGATCCTCCCCTTCATCCCTGTGTTTGATAAATCTGCGCGCCGTGACGGCACCTTCTCGCGATCCGATTTCACTTGGGATGCAGACAATGACAGGTATCTTTGCCCTGAAGGTGCAGAGCTGAAACGCACGCGGCAATATCATAAAGACCCGCGCAACAAACAGCCTCGAACGGGACGCCGCAAATACCGAGCCAGCAAGATGGTCTGCAGCGTTTGCCCTGCCAAGGAGAAGTGTTGTCCCAAAGTGGACGCGCGTTCTGTGACTCGTGAGCAGTTTGAGGAAGTCAGGGAATTTGCCCATCAATGCACGGCGTCAGAGTTTAACCCGACAGCGCAGAAGCGGCGCAAGAAGGTCGAGATGCTGTTCGCCCATCTCAAACGCATCCTTGGGCTGGGACGGCTACGATTACGAGGCCCATGCGGCGTCCAAGATGAATTTACTCTCGCAGCGATCGCCCAGAACCTTCGGAAATTGGCCAAGCTCAAGCCGATGGTGCCTGCCGCAGGGTAA
- the alr gene encoding alanine racemase produces the protein MTTGNLSIDLKAIVANWRALDALSTCETAAVVKADGYGLGIAEVATALAGAGARTYFVAYANEGAIVRKAIGRGPTIYVLSGHMQGDTARLRNHALTPMINSIDQMVRHVESLADAPFGIQLDTGMNRLGLEAAEWAALKEVALPLGPKLVTSHLACADTPDHPMNGQQLATFRQMTQGLEIPLSLAATGGLLLGEDYHMDMTRPGIGLYGGLPFIEATPVVRLDLPVIQVRDVNVGETVGYSNTWTANRPSRIATVAAGYADGLLRSLGPGAHMFAEQTACPIVGRISMDLITVDVTDLKADPENLEILGPHQSIDTLATAAGTIGYEILTALGARYTRDYSE, from the coding sequence ATGACAACCGGTAACCTGAGCATTGATCTGAAAGCCATCGTGGCAAACTGGCGCGCGCTGGATGCATTAAGCACCTGTGAAACTGCCGCAGTGGTCAAGGCAGACGGCTACGGGCTGGGCATTGCCGAAGTTGCAACCGCTTTGGCAGGCGCCGGGGCGCGGACATACTTTGTGGCCTATGCAAACGAAGGTGCCATTGTTCGCAAGGCTATCGGTCGCGGACCGACCATCTATGTTCTGAGCGGACATATGCAGGGTGACACAGCGCGGCTTCGCAATCACGCGCTGACGCCGATGATCAATTCCATTGACCAGATGGTGCGCCATGTTGAATCCCTTGCTGATGCGCCTTTCGGCATCCAGCTTGATACCGGTATGAACCGGCTGGGTCTGGAAGCGGCGGAATGGGCCGCACTGAAAGAGGTGGCATTGCCCCTGGGGCCAAAGCTTGTCACCTCGCATCTGGCCTGTGCCGATACGCCCGACCACCCGATGAACGGGCAACAACTGGCCACGTTCCGCCAGATGACGCAGGGCCTTGAGATTCCGTTGTCGCTGGCGGCAACCGGCGGCCTGCTTCTGGGCGAAGACTATCACATGGATATGACGCGCCCCGGTATCGGGCTTTATGGCGGACTGCCCTTCATCGAAGCCACGCCTGTGGTGCGCCTTGATCTGCCGGTAATTCAGGTCCGCGACGTGAACGTGGGCGAAACCGTAGGCTACTCAAACACGTGGACGGCAAACCGTCCATCGCGCATTGCCACGGTCGCCGCCGGATATGCAGACGGTCTGCTGCGCAGCCTTGGGCCAGGCGCGCACATGTTCGCCGAACAGACCGCCTGCCCGATTGTGGGCCGCATATCGATGGATCTGATCACTGTGGACGTGACGGATTTGAAGGCTGATCCCGAAAATCTGGAAATCCTTGGCCCGCATCAGTCGATTGATACTCTGGCCACGGCAGCGGGCACTATCGGCTATGAAATCCTGACGGCACTTGGGGCGCGGTATACAAGGGATTATTCCGAATGA
- a CDS encoding MipA/OmpV family protein, translated as MKPFVALIFFLIVPATLTAQGRAPDGWNIGVIIATDSNPYIGQSADVVPIPLISYRSGPLSIGTNGLGYRFIQTGPWDVTVAARPRFSGLISTDGALLDGIDRQVTGDLALEARYDIGVYYASFDLRQEFTGEHDGQELRFGVGTRTRVGRLGLDLGAGAFWQNDDLSRYIWGVSPSETAIGRPAYAPGDVIVPYVSLRARLPLSGNWSLLGTVRVDFLNSDISGSPIIEDDQLFSGALGISYSF; from the coding sequence ATGAAGCCTTTCGTTGCCCTGATCTTTTTCCTGATCGTTCCTGCTACGCTTACTGCCCAGGGGCGTGCGCCCGATGGCTGGAACATCGGCGTGATCATTGCGACCGACAGCAACCCTTATATCGGACAAAGCGCGGATGTGGTGCCTATACCGCTGATTTCATACCGTTCTGGCCCGTTATCGATCGGAACCAACGGATTGGGATATCGATTTATCCAAACCGGCCCCTGGGACGTGACAGTTGCGGCCCGTCCGCGGTTTTCCGGCCTGATTTCAACCGATGGCGCGCTGTTGGATGGCATTGACAGGCAGGTCACCGGTGATCTTGCGCTTGAGGCGCGCTATGACATCGGCGTTTATTACGCCAGCTTCGACCTGCGTCAGGAATTCACCGGTGAACATGACGGTCAGGAATTGCGGTTCGGCGTCGGCACACGCACCAGGGTCGGACGCCTCGGGCTGGATCTGGGCGCGGGTGCGTTCTGGCAGAACGATGATTTAAGCCGTTATATCTGGGGCGTCTCGCCGTCCGAAACGGCGATCGGGCGTCCGGCTTATGCGCCTGGCGATGTCATCGTGCCCTATGTCAGCCTGCGCGCCAGACTTCCGCTTTCCGGTAACTGGAGCCTTCTGGGCACGGTGCGCGTTGATTTCCTGAATTCCGATATCTCCGGCAGCCCGATTATCGAGGATGACCAACTTTTCAGTGGTGCACTTGGCATTTCCTACAGTTTTTGA
- a CDS encoding MlaE family ABC transporter permease gives MIVTAPLAALGRTVLALLGAIGRVAIFAFDTVSHILRPPFYPREFAHAMLHIGWLSLPVVGLTALFTGGALALQIYAGGARFNAEAVVPQIVAIGMVRELGPVMVGLMIAARVTSSIAAEIATMKVTEQIDALVTLSTHPMKYLTAPRVLAALITVPLLVGIGDIIGIFGGYAVSTGTLGFNPATYLKNTADFLEPLDIISSLTKGAVFGFIAALLGCYYGMNSGRGAQGVGRATKGSVEAAAVLILASNFALTGVFFSV, from the coding sequence ATGATCGTAACAGCCCCCCTTGCGGCCCTGGGCCGGACAGTTCTGGCCCTTTTGGGGGCGATCGGGCGGGTGGCGATCTTTGCCTTTGATACGGTCAGCCATATCCTGCGACCGCCGTTTTATCCCCGTGAATTCGCCCATGCCATGTTGCATATCGGGTGGCTGTCATTGCCGGTGGTCGGCCTGACCGCATTGTTCACCGGTGGAGCACTGGCGTTGCAGATTTATGCAGGCGGGGCACGCTTCAACGCCGAAGCGGTGGTGCCGCAGATCGTGGCCATCGGGATGGTGCGCGAACTGGGGCCTGTGATGGTTGGCCTGATGATTGCAGCACGGGTGACATCATCAATCGCCGCGGAAATCGCGACGATGAAAGTGACCGAACAGATTGACGCGCTTGTCACGCTTTCGACCCACCCGATGAAATACCTGACCGCGCCGCGCGTGCTGGCGGCGCTGATCACGGTGCCACTGCTGGTCGGCATCGGGGATATTATCGGCATCTTCGGCGGCTATGCGGTATCCACCGGCACATTGGGGTTCAATCCCGCGACCTACCTCAAGAACACAGCTGATTTTCTGGAACCGCTGGATATCATTTCTTCGCTGACCAAAGGGGCAGTCTTTGGTTTCATCGCCGCTTTGCTGGGATGCTATTACGGTATGAATTCCGGGCGCGGCGCCCAAGGTGTTGGCCGCGCGACCAAAGGATCGGTTGAAGCTGCGGCCGTGCTGATACTGGCCAGCAATTTTGCACTGACGGGGGTCTTCTTTTCGGTATGA
- a CDS encoding ABC transporter ATP-binding protein, translating into MIKMEHVTKSFGSKVVLRDFDLSVPRGESMVIIGGSGTGKSVALKCILGLIKPDGGKITVDGTDAASGDRDAFLARFGMLFQGGALFDSLPVWQNVGFRLLRGSLKRPQDEARAIAIEKLRRVGLTPDVADLFPSELSGGMQKRVGLARAIAAEPEIIFFDEPTTGLDPIMSGVINDLIREIVVEMGATAMTITHDMSSVRAIADKVAMLHDGIIQWTGPVADMDNSGDPYLDQFINGRAEGPIEAVR; encoded by the coding sequence ATGATCAAGATGGAACACGTCACAAAATCATTCGGAAGCAAGGTCGTATTGCGCGATTTTGACCTGTCGGTGCCGCGCGGCGAAAGCATGGTGATCATCGGCGGGTCCGGTACCGGCAAGTCTGTGGCACTGAAATGCATTCTGGGACTCATAAAACCGGACGGCGGTAAAATTACGGTGGACGGCACCGATGCCGCCAGCGGCGACCGTGATGCATTTCTGGCGCGGTTCGGCATGTTGTTTCAGGGTGGCGCGTTGTTTGATTCCCTGCCCGTCTGGCAAAATGTGGGGTTTCGTTTGCTGCGCGGATCGCTCAAACGGCCGCAGGACGAAGCGCGCGCCATTGCCATAGAAAAACTGCGCCGCGTCGGCCTGACGCCGGATGTGGCCGATCTGTTCCCGTCCGAACTGTCGGGCGGGATGCAAAAACGCGTCGGCCTTGCCCGCGCCATTGCAGCCGAACCCGAGATTATCTTTTTTGACGAACCGACAACCGGGCTTGACCCGATCATGTCCGGAGTAATCAACGATCTGATCCGCGAGATCGTCGTTGAAATGGGGGCGACGGCCATGACGATCACCCATGACATGTCCTCGGTTCGGGCGATCGCCGACAAGGTGGCGATGCTGCATGACGGGATAATCCAGTGGACCGGCCCGGTTGCCGACATGGACAATTCAGGTGATCCCTACCTTGACCAGTTTATCAACGGCCGCGCCGAAGGTCCGATCGAAGCGGTTCGTTAG